The stretch of DNA CCGGTGTGGGAGGCACACCCGGGCCGCGATGCCGACGAAGCGCCAGGATTTGATGAAGTACCGGCGGAACAGCCTGCGCGGCGCCTGGAGGAATCGGAAAATCCATTCGAGGCCGAGGCGCTGCATGACGCCGGGCGCCCGCTTCAGGCATCCGGCCGCGACATTGAGCGCGTCGCCGACGCAGAGCACCATCGGGTTGCCGAGTGCCGAGGCGTGTCGATCGACCCAGATCTCGGATTTCGGAGCCCCGACCCCCAGAACCAGCAGCGTGGTGCCGTGCGCCTGGATCCGCTCCGCCAGGGCGCGGCTGTAATCCCGGTCATTCTCGAAGCCGAAGGGCGGCACGATACTGGCCACCGCGCCATCCGGAAGGCCCTCCGCCCGCAGGCGGGCGACCAGGGCGTCGGCCGCGTCCTGGCGCGAGGACACGAAGAAGACGCGCCGGGCGAAGGTATGCGGGTCGGCGAGAACGCAAGCCAGCAGGTCGTGGCCGGTGACCCGCTGCACGGGTTGGCGACACACCGCCCGCGCCAGCCAGACCAGTGGCATCCCGTCCAGCGTCCTGGCGACCGCGCGGGCATAGGCTCCGCGGAAGCCGGCATCCTCGTTGAGCTGGACGATGTGGTCGATGTTGGCCGTCACGATCATGCGCGGCGCATCGTCCTGTCGGGCCGCCACCGCGGCGACGATCCCTGCGGCGGTCCCGGTGTTGAAGCGCAGGCCGAACAGCTCCACGGTCGGGCACGCCTGCACGGCGCTTGGGACCAAGGAGGCGGGCAGCCGCGTCGTGCGGGCCTCGCGACGGGGTGGATCCGCGGCATCCAGCCCGAAGCCGACATTGCCGATCTCACGCATCGGCGGCCCGGAAGCTCGCGGCGGGACGGGCGGCGGCGCGCTGACCGCGTCGGCGGTCGCTGTCTGCGCCGAGCGCGAGGGCAATGCTGCCGCCGAGGAGCAGCCCGAGCACGAGGGCGACCGGAAGGACGATCTTGGGCGAAGGCGGGAACGTCCGTTGGCGGGCGGGCGTCGCCACCGAGATTACGCGCACGTTGGTGGTGTTCAGCCGCTCCTGCTCGCTCGCCTCGCGGGATCGCTTCAAATAGGCCTCGTAGACGCCTCGGCGAGCATCGAGCGTCCGCTCCAACTCGCGCAGGCCGACATAGGCCCGGTCGCTGGACACCGTCTCGGCCTTGACCCGGTCGAGATTGACCCGGATCGCCGCTTCGCTGGCGGCGGCGCGGTCGTAATCCTTCTGGGTCGTGTCGATGATCCGCTCCTTCTCGCGCTGGATCAGCCGCTGAAGGTCGCGCTGCTGGGCGTATTGCTCGGCCATCGCCGGATGCCGCTCGCCGAGACGGGTGGCGAGCTCGGCGGTGTTGCGGGAGAGCGTGGCGTATTGCTGACGCAGAGCCTGCATCTCCAGGGATTGCAGCATCTCGGGAAGCGCCGTGCTGGGATCGGAGGACCGCATCTTGCGCGCCTGATCCAGGCGCGACTTGGCCTCCGCGGTCTTGATCGAGGCCGTGACGAGCTGCTGATTCAGGTCGCCGAGCTGCTGGTCCGTCAGCAATCGGCCACTGGAGGCCACGAGCTTGTGATCCTCCCGGTAGCGTACGACCGCGCTCTCGGCCTGCTCTACGTCCCGCTTCAGGTTGGCGAGCCGGCCCCCCAGGGCGTCGGAGGCGCGCCGCGCCGTGTCGGTCCGGGCCGCGGCCTCTTCGGCGAAGTAGGCGTCGCCGATGGTGTTGGCGATCCGCGCGGCCTTCTCGGCATCGCGGGACTGAACCGCGACGTCGATCACGAATGTCCGTTCGGCCCGCCGGACCGTGAGCCGGTTCTGGAGCGTATCGAGGGCGATGTTGATCGGATCCCGGCTCGCCGGCGGTGGCAGCATGCCGAGCGCGCCCTTGATCCAGTTCAGGGTGGGATTGTTGCCGTCCGGCAGCACGAACTCGTCATCCTGATCGAGGTGCAGCTTGGCGATGACCCGGCGCAGCACGTTGTCGGACTGGATGATCCGCACCTGGCTCTCGGCGATCGAAACGCCGCTGTCGGCCTGGGGCTGACGGGCGTTCACGTCGTTCTCGACGACGCGCAGGTCGCTCGGATCGACGAGCACCTGCATGCTGGATGTGTAGCGCGGCGGGATCAGGCCGAGCAGCGCGATTGCGACCGCGACCATGAACAGGGCGCCCAGGACGATGAAGCCGCTTCCCCGCCACAGGCGCCGCAGGATCACGCGCGGTTCCGTCCGAGGCGTGACCTGGGGCAGCACCATGCGCACGGGCTGATCACCGCCCATTCGTGTCGAGAAGTCGAACATACGCCTCGCTCCTTGACCTGCCGGGTCGGAGAACGCCGCCCGCCACCGCCTCCATCGCCCTGTCTCTCCGCGGTGCAGCTCCGTGCCGATCCGGGACAGATCCTCGCTTGCGGCGGTCTCGTCGCCGGCAGTCGAGCAACCCGCATACCGAACAAGTACTCTCGCGGTGGTGCAGGTTCCTGACGCAGGGAACATGCAGATCAGCGATACAGAGACGAACGTAAGTGTCACGGCTGAGAGGCGGGGGAAGCCCTGATTTTGTTGGGGACTACGTATTCCGTCTCACGCGGCGCCTCCAGGTGCGACAATTGAATCCGCCGGATCGTACGCTGTTCGATCTCCGGCGAGGAAACTTCGGAACCGGCGCGCGTCCTCGGCTGCCGTTCCGTTCCAGCGTGCCACGTTGTCCCGGCTTGCCTGGATCGCCCGGGTCAGACCGCCTTCCGCGATCCAGCCGAGCAGCGCCGCGGCGGCAGCGTCCGGTTGATCCGGGCGGATCAGAAGCCCCGACGCGCCGAGAGCCTCGCGGAAGACGGGTTCATCCGGCGCCACCACCGGCAGGCCGCCGTGCTGCACCTCGAGCAGCGGCAGTCCGAGTCCCTCCGCCTTCGATGTCGAGATCAGCAGATGGCACGAGGCCGCGAGGTCACGCAGCGCGGCGTCGGACAGGTAGCCGTAGCGATGCAGATAGGGTGGCGGATCGTCGAGGAACGCGTGCCGACCCCAGCCGACCCGGCCGACAAGATGGAGTTCCGCCGGGATGCCGACGCGGATCAGCGCGGCCGTCAGGGCCAGGGCGGCCGGATAGTTCTTGCGGGGTTCGATGGTTCCGATCGCGAGCAGCCGCAGCGGCTTGCCGGCGGCGTAACCGGCCGGTCCGGGCAAGGCGCCGAGGCCGAAGGCGTCGCGCACGCTCGGGCGAAGCAGCGCGACGCGGGCGCGGTCCGCGCAGAGGGCGCGCACGGCCTCGCCGGTGGTGCGGCTGTTGACGAACAGGTTCGGGCACCAGCGCAGGGCGAGGGCGAAGCTCGGGCTCATGTAGAGGCGGCTGCGCAGGCTCAGATCCGCCTTCCGGGTGATCAGGAAGGTGTCATGGACGTAGAGCAGGCACCGCGCGGCTGCGACGGCGCAGAGCGGCCCCGGCGGGAATCCGGGAAACAGGAACAGGGCTTCCCGATCCCGGAGCGCCCGAAGCGGCAGGCCGAGCTGCTGCGCGGCGATCATGGTGGGCAGCGATCCGCTGGTCACCGGGCGGACCTCGTGCGGCGCCAGAATCTCGGGCGCGAAGAGGTCGAGCGTGATCCGCTCGATCCCGGTCACGTGCCCGCGCAGATGCGTCTCGTCGAGATAGATCCGCCGCCGTCCGGCGTCCCCCGCGTGCCTCACGGGGCGCTCCGTCGCAGCGTACCGGCGAAATAGAGGCAGCGGCGAACGAAGAGCGGCATCCTGCGGCCCAGGACCATCTGCTTGGCCCGGCGCAGCCGGCGCACCAGGGGCGGCGAGGCCGCCGGAACCGTGCCGACGGCGCCCTTCTGCAGTTCGGCTGCAAACGGAAAGTGGCCGAGCATCGCCGGTGCGAAGGTCGGGCGCATCGTGGCGTCCACCAGGCCTTGTCGGCGGAACACCGCGTCCAGGGACAGGGCGGCAGCGGCCGGGCTGTAGCGGCTCTCGAGGGCGATCCGCGCGAAGGCGCCGAGCCGCGCCCGTGCGTCGCGGTCCTCGACCAGCACGGTCAGGGCCTCCGCCAGGGCGCCGGGCCGCACCGGGACGAGGCGGCCCGAGACGCCGTCGATCACCGAGGAGGTCAGGCCGGAAACGCGGTAAGCGAGCGTCGGCACGCCGCACAGACCGGCCTCGATCGGCGTCTGGCCCAGCGTCTCGTGGCGGCTTGCCGTGACGTGGATGTCGCAGGCGCCGTACCACGCGGCGAGAGTCTCCTCGTCGGCGATCATGCCGGGCACGAACAGGTTCGGGACACCGAGCCTGGTCGGGTCGTCGAGCCGGCCGACCGCCACCACCCCGACGCCCGGTCGCGCCACGGCCTGGAGTGCGACGCGCAGGTCCGCGAAGCCCTTGTCGGGCCCGTCGACGATCACCGACGACACCAGGATCAGTACGTCACCGTGCGGCAGGCCGAGCCGGCTGCGCAGGGCAGCGCGATGGCCCGGCCGGAATACGGCAGTCGGGAAGGCCAAGCGGATCCGCTCCGTGATCGCGCCCGGCGGCGCGAGATCCCGGGCGCGCGCCAGCGTCCAGTCGGAATTCGCCAGCATCCACGAGCTGGCGGAACCGGCAAGCACCGCGCGCTTGCGGAGGTGCATGCCGGTAATCCGGTCCGGGGCGAGCTGTGGGTACTCATCCGGTGTCGGGCAGGCGGCGTCGCAGCCGGCCAGGGCGCGGCCGCAATCGCGGGGATGGCAGCAGCGGCCTGTGAGCGGGAAGAGGTCGTGCAGGACCAAGCCGACCGGTCCCCGCCGCGCCAGACGTCCGACGACGTCAAGGCTCCGGGTCGCCCCGTGCAGGTTGCCGGCGAGGACCAGGTCGGGGGCGGCCGCCGCGATCGCCGCCTCGGCCTGCGGGAACGTGTCGGTCCACTCGGCGGCCTCGGGGCGGCCGCTCAACACGATTCCAGTCACGCGGTGGCCCGCGAGCGAGAGCGCGTCGGCGAGCCGTCGCTGCGCGACGCCGGCGCCGCCCCGGGTGCCCAGGCCGGTGA from Methylobacterium sp. PvR107 encodes:
- a CDS encoding WecB/TagA/CpsF family glycosyltransferase, which codes for MREIGNVGFGLDAADPPRREARTTRLPASLVPSAVQACPTVELFGLRFNTGTAAGIVAAVAARQDDAPRMIVTANIDHIVQLNEDAGFRGAYARAVARTLDGMPLVWLARAVCRQPVQRVTGHDLLACVLADPHTFARRVFFVSSRQDAADALVARLRAEGLPDGAVASIVPPFGFENDRDYSRALAERIQAHGTTLLVLGVGAPKSEIWVDRHASALGNPMVLCVGDALNVAAGCLKRAPGVMQRLGLEWIFRFLQAPRRLFRRYFIKSWRFVGIAARVCLPHRIG
- a CDS encoding GumC family protein, whose amino-acid sequence is MFDFSTRMGGDQPVRMVLPQVTPRTEPRVILRRLWRGSGFIVLGALFMVAVAIALLGLIPPRYTSSMQVLVDPSDLRVVENDVNARQPQADSGVSIAESQVRIIQSDNVLRRVIAKLHLDQDDEFVLPDGNNPTLNWIKGALGMLPPPASRDPINIALDTLQNRLTVRRAERTFVIDVAVQSRDAEKAARIANTIGDAYFAEEAAARTDTARRASDALGGRLANLKRDVEQAESAVVRYREDHKLVASSGRLLTDQQLGDLNQQLVTASIKTAEAKSRLDQARKMRSSDPSTALPEMLQSLEMQALRQQYATLSRNTAELATRLGERHPAMAEQYAQQRDLQRLIQREKERIIDTTQKDYDRAAASEAAIRVNLDRVKAETVSSDRAYVGLRELERTLDARRGVYEAYLKRSREASEQERLNTTNVRVISVATPARQRTFPPSPKIVLPVALVLGLLLGGSIALALGADSDRRRGQRAAARPAASFRAADA
- a CDS encoding glycosyltransferase: MRHAGDAGRRRIYLDETHLRGHVTGIERITLDLFAPEILAPHEVRPVTSGSLPTMIAAQQLGLPLRALRDREALFLFPGFPPGPLCAVAAARCLLYVHDTFLITRKADLSLRSRLYMSPSFALALRWCPNLFVNSRTTGEAVRALCADRARVALLRPSVRDAFGLGALPGPAGYAAGKPLRLLAIGTIEPRKNYPAALALTAALIRVGIPAELHLVGRVGWGRHAFLDDPPPYLHRYGYLSDAALRDLAASCHLLISTSKAEGLGLPLLEVQHGGLPVVAPDEPVFREALGASGLLIRPDQPDAAAAALLGWIAEGGLTRAIQASRDNVARWNGTAAEDARRFRSFLAGDRTAYDPADSIVAPGGAA
- a CDS encoding glycosyltransferase, with translation MTDASLLPPPAHGIARWPFGTAACGLARPTSLPDGRPWPRIRIITVTRHGADPSESVASVLRQDYPEVRHDLLPPGSGRAAVEPMLADPTIDHLLWLGAGDLLAPGALTALALEAALTGAAAVAGLRVLYDDAVRALDAPAATMEPGDGTFTDSAILWARDALPTHAILDADGMPNSVTAWSSLGEARWAWIGRPVLLHRLAAAQIPAGGLTIVSLTGLGTRGGAGVAQRRLADALSLAGHRVTGIVLSGRPEAAEWTDTFPQAEAAIAAAAPDLVLAGNLHGATRSLDVVGRLARRGPVGLVLHDLFPLTGRCCHPRDCGRALAGCDAACPTPDEYPQLAPDRITGMHLRKRAVLAGSASSWMLANSDWTLARARDLAPPGAITERIRLAFPTAVFRPGHRAALRSRLGLPHGDVLILVSSVIVDGPDKGFADLRVALQAVARPGVGVVAVGRLDDPTRLGVPNLFVPGMIADEETLAAWYGACDIHVTASRHETLGQTPIEAGLCGVPTLAYRVSGLTSSVIDGVSGRLVPVRPGALAEALTVLVEDRDARARLGAFARIALESRYSPAAAALSLDAVFRRQGLVDATMRPTFAPAMLGHFPFAAELQKGAVGTVPAASPPLVRRLRRAKQMVLGRRMPLFVRRCLYFAGTLRRSAP